From Oryzias melastigma strain HK-1 linkage group LG15, ASM292280v2, whole genome shotgun sequence, one genomic window encodes:
- the si:ch211-125o16.4 gene encoding neuroblast differentiation-associated protein AHNAK codes for MSGESKLFGVTVDGSGPEISAKGNAEGNLAAKADLQAENKIVAATINLKDLAEDDVHKILKVLKPYESNIKVLTNKDLSASADLGALGLGLKNSAGVLLDKDLSLDTSAKAPNLSLDGLTGKLNGGTGGELNVPTFNGALPNLSLKTPSADGGASVTVPSADLKGPDLKADLGGNLSAPSVSVNAPKINAPKAALNVKAPNLQTEAINAKAPQFKMPKFDLPQFDLPEADLNTNLDLPTVSANVKTPNLNMSAPDVDVKSPDLNLNGPKVDVTGPNVNVEAPNADMKTPGGKINWPHLKWKTQKVKGPDCDINADLSAPDVSLSGPKVNGELGAPDVDINLPKADIKGPDVDLQTPNLDVESPSGKINWPHLKWKKPKLHGSTPDLHMDADVNAPNVDVSVPKVEGKINTPDADITLPNAEIKGADLELEAPNINAEAPSGKINWPHLKWKKPKLHSPKGSFDVNGDLDAPELNLTAPKVEGDVELPNAELNLPNAELKTPDLDVNGPDLEVNGPSGKINWPHTKWKKPKLHGPKVEVDPNLTAPDVDLSGPKIEGEVNVPDVDVKIPEAEIGAPKVDVEAPSGKLKWFTLKKPKTGTLKGPKLDIDADVKVPDVDVQGPDVDLKAPDVNLSAPKVKGEVEVPNVKMNMPNADIKSPDVDLKGPDVNIEPPDAKIKSPKFRFPKLKSKKISAPDLDVDATAPEISANVDLPKADINAPNVDLKTPDLSLSGPKIKASSDIDVALPKADLKGPDVDIQAPEVETGKIKFPKLKFPKIGGSGPKVTAPEVDANIATPDFDLSLPRADVNAKLPEASITGPDVNAKVDLPKADINAPKVDLKTPDVSLTAPKIKGDVGAPDIDLKGPDVDVKAPEVETGKTKFSKFKLPKFGGSGPKVKGPEVDANITTPDLDLSLGDVTAELPEASITGPDVNAKVDLPKADINAPKVDLKTPDVSLTAPKIKGNVSAPDIDLKGPDVDVKAPEVETGKTKFPKFKFPKFGGSGPRVKAPEVDANVTTPDLDLSLADVNAKLPEASITCPDVNAKVDLPKADINAPNVDLKAPDLSLSAPKMKASDIDVTPPKADLNGPKVDIKAPEADMGKIKLPKINLPKFGGSGPKVTAPEVNANITTPDLDLSLPRADAKLPEANFTAPDVSFTTPNLNFSPPQIKGEVSQPDLNVGADLKGGPTLSTPALDLKSADLNLKAPNLDVSSPDISGNLSAPSIDAKMPKKELKAPDVTVKSPNADISLPKADIKGPDAHLKEPEVEVDATLGDFKLPHFNHPYIDLSIPSVLASGDAKLEAPKVSIETPNTSDPALELSAPKLEGAKVDTEVPNVDVSVEKSKTPLFSLSKLNLFGSKSKSPEVDASADLGKEDAHLETEDSNAEIPMFRPHKLPKNTIGSIGEMFQSTLFKADADEKEYVVSKGVKLPIINATAKPGENISVMDMLKSSKEKRNASPSDGKTDADLNITAPSLDIKASTETKDAPLVRGATFKVEKPESSLNLTAPEILPEKFELGLSNMLGLNVKDSDDN; via the exons ATG AGTGGAGAAAGCAAACTATTTGGAGTCACTGTGGACGGCTCCGGGCCGGAAATCTCTGCTAAAGGAAATGCAGAAGGAAATCTTGCTGCAAAAGCTGACTTGCAAGCAG aaaataaaattgttgctGCCACTATAAACCTCAAAGACCTTGCTGAAGACGATGTGCACAAGATCCTGAAGGTCCTCAAGCCCTATGAAAGCAACATCAAGGTTCTGACCAACAAGGACTTGAGTGCCTCTGCTGACCTGGGTGCATTGGGGTTGGGTCTGAAAAACTCTGCTGGG GTGTTGCTTGATAAGGATCTTTCACTTGACACATCAGCTAAAGCACCAAATTTGTCTCTTGATGGCCTAACAGGAAAGCTGAATGGTGGGACTGGGGGTGAATTAAATGTCCCCACTTTCAATGGAGCCCTTCCAAACCTCAGCCTGAAAACCCCATCTGCTGATGGTGGCGCTTCAGTCACTGTTCCCTCTGCAGACCTAAAGGGGCCAGATCTAAAAGCAGATCTAGGAGGTAATCTCAGTGCACCCAGCGTCAGTGTCAATGCTCCCAAAATAAATGCACCAAAAGCAGCACTCAATGTTAAAGCGCCAAATTTACAGACAGAAGCCATAAACGCCAAGGCCCCACAATTTAAAATGCCAAAGTTCGATCTCCCTCAGTTTGACCTGCCAGAAGCAGACTTGAACACTAATCTAGATCTCCCTACCGTCAgtgcaaatgtaaaaacaccaaatctcAACATGTCTGCTCCAGATGTGGACGTCAAAAGTCCTGATTTGAATCTGAATGGGCCAAAGGTTGATGTGACAGGTCCTAATGTAAATGTAGAAGCCCCAAATGCTGACATGAAAACACCCGGAGGAAAAATTAATTGGCCACATTTGAAATGGAAAACTCAGAAGGTTAAAGGACCAGACTGTGACATTAATGCTGACCTTTCAGCACCTGATGTCAGTCTTTCTGGACCAAAGGTAAACGGGGAACTAGGTGCACCAGATGTTGACATTAACTTGCCAAAAGCTGACATCAAAGGGCCAGATGTAGATCTTCAAACCCCCAATCTCGATGTAGAGTCTCCATCTGGCAAAATCAACTGGCCCCATTTGAAATGGAAGAAACCAAAGCTCCACGGCTCCACTCCTGATCTTCACATGGACGCGGATGTCAATGCACCAAATGTTGATGTTTCTGTCCCAAAAGTAGAAGGTAAAATCAACACTCCAGATGCCGACATTACCTTGCCAAATGCAGAAATCAAAGGTGCTGATTTGGAGTTGGAAGCCCCCAATATCAATGCAGAAGCTCCTTCTGGGAAAATCAACTGGCCTCATTTGAAATGGAAGAAGCCAAAACTTCATAGCCCAAAAGGAAGCTTTGATGTGAATGGAGATCTTGATGCACCAGAGCTAAACCTCACAGCTCCAAAGGTGGAAGGTGATGTTGAGTTGCCCAACGCTGAGCTGAATCTACCTAATGCTGAGCTCAAGACTCCTGATTTGGATGTTAATGGACCTGATCTTGAGGTTAATGGCCcctctggaaaaataaactggCCTCATACAAAGTGGAAAAAACCCAAACTGCATGGACCAAAAGTTGAAGTGGATCCAAATTTGACCGCACCAGACGTTGACCTGTCAGGCCCAAAAATTGAAGGAGAAGTAAACGTTCCTGATGTTGATGTCAAAATACCAGAGGCTGAAATTGGTGCACCAAAAGTTGATGTGGAGGCTCCTTCTGGTAAACTGAAATGGTTTACTTTAAAGAAACCCAAGACTGGCACACTTAAAGGCCCCAAACTTGACATTGATGCAGATGTGAAAGTTCCTGATGTGGACGTCCAAGGACCTGATGTGGACTTGAAAGCACCAGATGTAAATCTTTCTGCACCAAAAGTTAAAGGTGAAGTTGAGGTTCCAAACGTCAAAATGAATATGCCGAATGCTGACATCAAAAGTCCAGATGTGGACCTTAAAGGTCCAGATGTAAACATTGAGCCCCCTGATGCTAAAATCAAGTCACCCAAATTTAGATTTCCAAAattgaagagtaaaaaaattAGTGCTCCTGACCTGGATGTTGATGCAACAGCACCAGAAATTAGTGCCAATGTTGACTTGCCAAAAGCAGACATAAATGCACCAAATGTGGATCTAAAAACCCCAGACCTCTCTTTGTCTGGCCCCAAAATTAAAGCTTCTTCAGATATTGACGTTGCCCTACCAAAAGCTGACCTCAAAGGCCCTGATGTTGACATTCAGGCACCTGAAgttgaaactggaaaaatcaAGTTTCCTAAATTAAAATTTCCAAAGATTGGTGGCTCTGGACCAAAGGTGACAGCACCAGAAGTTGATGCCAATATCGCAACACCTGATTTTGACCTGTCCCTGCCTAGAGCTGATGTGAATGCAAAACTTCCAGAAGCAAGTATAACCGGTCCTGATGTGAATGCCAAAGTGGACCTACCCAAAGCAGATATAAATGCACCCAAAGTGGACTTGAAAACCCCTGATGTCTCCCTTACTGctccaaaaataaaaggtgaTGTTGGTGCTCCAGATATTGACCTTAAAGGCCCTGATGTTGACGTTAAAGCTCCTGAAGTTGAAACTGGAAAAACCaagttttcaaaattcaaattacCAAAGTTTGGTGGCTCTGGACCAAAGGTGAAGGGACCAGAAGTCGATGCCAATATCACAACACCTGATCTTGACCTGTCCCTTGGTGATGTGACTGCAGAACTTCCAGAAGCAAGTATAACCGGTCCTGATGTGAATGCCAAAGTGGACCTACCCAAAGCAGATATAAATGCACCTAAAGTGGACTTGAAAACCCCTGATGTCTCCCTTACTGCtccaaaaataaaagggaatGTTAGTGCTCCAGACATTGACCTTAAAGGCCCTGATGTTGACGTTAAAGCTCCTGAAGTTGAAACTGGAAAAACCAAGTTTCCAAAATTCAAATTTCCAAAGTTTGGTGGCTCTGGACCAAGGGTGAAGGCACCAGAAGTTGATGCCAATGTCACAACTCCTGATCTTGACCTGTCTCTTGCTGATGTGAATGCAAAACTTCCAGAAGCAAGTATAACCTGTCCTGATGTGAATGCCAAAGTGGACCTACCCAAAGCAGATATAAATGCACCAAATGTAGATCTAAAAGCCCCAGACCTCTCTCTGTCTGCCCCCAAAATGAAAGCTTCAGATATTGATGTTACCCCACCAAAAGCTGACCTTAACGGCCCTAAGGTTGACATTAAAGCCCCTGAAGCTGATATGGGAAAAATCAAGCTTCCTaaaataaatttaccaaagtttggTGGCTCTGGACCAAAGGTGACAGCGCCAGAAGTTAATGCCAATATCACAACACCTGATCTTGACTTGTCCCTGCCTAGAGCTGATGCAAAGCTCCCTGAAGCAAACTTTACAGCACCTGATGTGAGTTTCACAACTCCAAACTTGAACTTTTCACCTCCACAAATCAAAGGAGAAGTCAGTCAGCCAGACCTAAATGTGGGTGCTGATCTCAAAGGAGGTCCGACTCTGAGCACACCTGCCTTGGATCTCAAAAGTGCCGACCTTAACCTGAAAGCACCCAATCTCGACGTGTCTTCACCGGACATTTCTGGGAATCTCTCAGCACCAAGCATAGATGCTAAAATGCCGAAAAAGGAACTGAAAGCTCCTGATGTCACAGTGAAATCTCCAAATGCCGACATTAGTCTGCCCAAAGCCGACATTAAAGGACCTGATGCACATTTGAAAGAGCCAGAGGTTGAAGTAGATGCTACTCTCGGGGACTTTAAACTGCCTCATTTCAACCATCCATATATTGATCTTTCAATTCCCAGTGTCCTTGCATCAGGCGATGCTAAACTGGAAGCACCCAAGGTCAGTATAGAAACTCCTAACACTTCTGATCCTGCACTTGAGTTGAGCGCACCAAAGTTGGAGGGAGCCAAGGTGGACACAGAAGTTCCAAATGTAGATGTCAGTGTTGAGAAATCAAAAACACCCCTTTTCAGCCTTTCAAAGTTGAACCTTTTTGGTTCAAAATCAAAATCTCCAGAAGTTGATGCCAGTGCAGACCTTGGAAAGGAAGATGCACACCTTGAAACTGAGGATTCAAATGCTGAGATTCCAATGTTCAGACCTCACAAGTTGCCAAAAAATACCATTGGTTCCATTGGAGAAATGTTTCAATCGACCCTATTTAAAGCTGACGCAGATGAAAAGGAATATGTTGTCAGCAAAGGCGTTAAACTGCCAATAATTAATGCAACAGCAAAACCTGGAGAAAATATTAGCGTCATGGACATGCTGAAATCGTCAAAGGAGAAACGCAATGCATCACCAAGCGATGGGAAAACCGATGCTGATCTGAATATTACCGCCCCAAGTCTTGACATTAAAGCTTCAACAGAGACAAAGGATGCCCCTCTGGTGAGAGGAGCTACTTTCAAAGTGGAAAAACCAGAATCTAGCCTGAATCTAACAGCTCCAGAAATTTTACCAGAAAAGTTCGAGCTGGGCCTCTCAAACATGCTTGGCCTTAATGTAAAAGATTCAGATGACAACTGA